In Paraburkholderia aromaticivorans, a single window of DNA contains:
- a CDS encoding IS5 family transposase, whose protein sequence is MTQLGLGLDLSTKRTRKREFLDEMRRVVPWLKLIALIEPHYPSGKTGRPPFPIATMLQIHFMQQWFGLSDPAMEEALYDVPLYREFAGLDGGMVRLPDESTILRFRHLLETHGLAVQMLALVNEILTEKGLMLKAGSAVDATLIAAPSSTKNGSGTRDPEMQSTQKGGNWYFGMKMHVGVDADSGLVHTVIGTAANVHDITVAQALLHGEETDVYADAGYQGIEKRCETDAVRWHVAMRPAKRRKLDLSDSLDAIYDQIERLKAGIRAKVEHPFRILKRQFGYMKTRYRGLTKNTAQITTLFALGNLWMARRAFRKA, encoded by the coding sequence TGGTCTGGATCTGTCAACGAAGCGGACGCGCAAGCGGGAATTTCTCGATGAGATGCGACGTGTTGTGCCTTGGTTGAAACTGATTGCGCTGATCGAGCCGCACTATCCCTCGGGCAAAACTGGTCGGCCGCCGTTCCCGATTGCAACGATGCTGCAGATTCATTTCATGCAGCAATGGTTCGGTCTTTCGGACCCTGCTATGGAAGAGGCACTCTATGACGTGCCGCTTTATCGCGAGTTCGCGGGTCTCGACGGCGGGATGGTTCGCTTGCCCGATGAAAGCACGATTCTTCGGTTCCGCCATCTGCTGGAGACGCACGGACTGGCGGTGCAAATGCTGGCGCTGGTCAATGAAATCCTGACGGAGAAAGGCCTGATGCTTAAGGCTGGTTCAGCAGTCGACGCCACCTTGATTGCTGCGCCCAGTTCGACAAAGAATGGCTCCGGCACGCGCGATCCAGAAATGCAATCCACGCAGAAAGGTGGCAACTGGTACTTCGGGATGAAAATGCATGTCGGCGTGGATGCCGACTCGGGCCTCGTCCATACAGTCATTGGAACGGCGGCCAATGTTCACGACATCACCGTCGCCCAGGCGTTGCTGCATGGCGAAGAAACGGATGTGTACGCGGACGCCGGTTACCAGGGTATCGAAAAGCGTTGTGAGACTGACGCGGTTCGGTGGCATGTTGCAATGCGACCAGCAAAGCGCAGGAAATTGGATCTGAGTGATTCGTTGGACGCGATCTACGATCAGATCGAACGCCTGAAGGCGGGTATTCGGGCCAAGGTCGAACACCCGTTTCGCATCCTCAAGCGGCAGTTTGGTTACATGAAGACCCGCTATCGTGGTTTGACAAAGAACACCGCCCAGATCACCACCCTGTTTGCTTTGGGCAATCTATGGATGGCGCGTAGAGCTTTCCGCAAAGCTTGA
- a CDS encoding IS5 family transposase (programmed frameshift): MPKELIDDELWSLIEPLLPARAPRNRQYAGRKPTPDRAVLTGIVFVLRSGIAWNLLPQEMGCGSGTACWRRLVAWQEAGVWQRIHEALLAELRRRGEIDLSRVLVDSSSIRAMPGGKKTGPNPTDRRKLGSKHHLIVDAKGLPLAVILTGANRHDVTQLDALVDAIPHIRGKRGRPLHKPQIVQGDRGYSSEPHRQRLRERGITPVLAKIGSPHGSGLGKTRWPVERSIAWLHSFRRLKIRYERYAHVHEAFLSLACALICWTRLKPMFN, translated from the exons ATGCCGAAAGAACTGATAGACGACGAATTGTGGTCACTCATCGAACCGCTGCTGCCTGCGCGAGCACCGCGCAATCGCCAATATGCCGGTCGAAAACCGACACCGGACCGAGCCGTTCTAACCGGCATCGTATTCGTGTTGCGCTCGGGCATTGCGTGGAACCTGCTACCGCAAGAGATGGGATGCGGTTCGGGCACCGCCTGCTGGCGACGGCTCGTGGCATGGCAAGAAGCAGGAGTCTGGCAACGCATCCACGAAGCGTTGCTGGCCGAACTGCGTCGTCGTGGCGAAATCGACCTGTCACGAGTGCTTGTGGACAGCTCGTCGATTCGTGCGATGC CTGGCGGGAAAAAAACCGGCCCGAATCCAACGGACCGGCGCAAGCTCGGCAGCAAACACCACCTCATCGTCGACGCGAAAGGCCTCCCGCTCGCGGTCATCCTGACCGGGGCGAACCGTCACGACGTCACCCAGCTTGATGCACTCGTCGATGCCATTCCACACATTCGCGGCAAGCGGGGACGTCCACTGCATAAACCGCAAATCGTTCAGGGCGACCGGGGCTACAGCTCGGAACCGCACCGGCAGCGTTTGAGAGAACGCGGCATCACGCCGGTACTCGCAAAGATTGGCTCGCCCCATGGCAGTGGCCTGGGTAAAACGCGTTGGCCAGTCGAGCGCTCGATTGCCTGGCTTCACTCGTTCCGACGCCTGAAGATTCGCTACGAACGCTATGCCCATGTCCATGAAGCCTTCCTGTCTCTGGCTTGTGCCTTGATTTGCTGGACGCGACTCAAGCCAATGTTTAACTAA